The following DNA comes from Clostridia bacterium.
GCGCGCTGCGCGCGTGGTTGGTGGAGGACTGAGCGATGGCCGTCATGGAGTCGACGCGGCGACACACGATCACTGGGCGGCAGAAGGCGGCGATCTTCCTCATCAGCATGGGACCGGAGGTCTCCGCCCAGGTGATGAAGCACCTGAACGAGGAAGAGATCGAGACGCTCACGCTTGAGATCGCCAACGTGCGCCGGGTCGAGCCGGCCGTGCGCGACCAGGTTCTGGAGGAGTTCAAGCACCTGGTCGAGGCGCAGGTGCACATCGACCAGGGCGGCATCGCCTATGCGCGCCAGCTGTTGGAGAAGGCGCTGGGGCCGACGAAGGCGCACGAGGTGATCGAGCGGCTCACGGCCACCCTGCAGGTGCGGCCGTTCGAGTTCATCCGCCAGAGCGACCCCGGCCAGATCCTCAACTTCATCCAGAACGAGCACCCGCAGACGATCGCCCTGATCCTGGCCTACCTGAACCCGGAGCAGGCGGGCGCCGTCCTCTCGGCGCTTCCGCCCGAGCGCCAGGCGGACATCGCGCGGCGCATCGCGATCATGGACACGACGTCGCCGGAGGTCGTGCGCGAAATCGAGGATCTTCTTGAGTCCCGCTTCGCCGCGCTGATGACCGAGGGGTCGGCGCGCGTCGGCGGCATCGACACGGCCGTGGCGGTGCTGAACCGTGTCGACCGCGCGACGGAACGCACGATCATGGAGGCCTTGGAGTCGGCCGATCCGGAGCTCGCCGACGAGATCAAGAAGCGCATGTTCGTCTTCGAGGATCTCGTGTTGCTCGACGACCGCTCGCTCCAGCGGGTGCTGCGGGAGATCGACCTGCAAGCCGACCTGCCGCTCGCGCTCAAGGTGGCGAGCGACGACGTCAAGGCGCAGATCATGCGGAACCTCTCGAAGCGCGCGCAGGAGAACCTCGAAGAGTCGATGTCCTACCTGGGGCCGGTGCGCCTGCGCGACGTGGAAGAGGCGCAGCAGCGCATCGTCAACGTCGTCCGGCGGCTTGAGGAGCAGGGCGAGATCGTGGTGAGCCGGGGTGGCGAAGATGAACTGGTGGTCTGAAGCCGCGCCCGCCGTCACGCAGGCCCCCCGGCCGCCGGAATGGCCCGTGGTCACGCTGCCGCCGGTGCAGGACTGCCCGGCGGCGGGGGCGCCCGAGGCGTCCAATCCGGGTGAGGTCGTGCAACAGCGCATCGCGGAGCTCGTCGAGGCCGAGGTGGCGCGGCACCGGGCGAGCTGGCAGCGGGAGGGATACGCGCGCGGCTACGAGGCGGGCGTGGCCGCCGGGCAACGGATGCTGGAGGAGGCCCGCGAGCTGATGGCGGCGGCGGAGCGGGAGCGTGCCGAGACCGCCGCGTGGCTCGAGCGGGCGCTGCGCCGCCTGGAGGAGGAGGCCGTCCGGCTGGCGGCCGAGCTGGCGGAGGCGGCGCTCGGGCGGGAGCTCGAGGAGCCCGGACGGCAGGCGCTGTGGGAGGCGCGGGAACTCCTGGCCGCGGGCGAGATCGAGCGCCTGTGGACGTCGCCGGAAGCCCGGGAGGCGGTGGCGGCCGGTCTGGACGCCGAAGGGCGGGCGGTCGACGTGCTCGCCGACGCGCGGGTGCCGGCGGGCGACGCCTGGGCGGAAGACGAGGACGGCTACCGGGTGGCCGGGCCGGGCTGGCGCTGGCGTCGCCTCCTGGACGCCCTCCGGGAGGAGGTGCGGGCGCATGGCCCTGCCGGACATTGAAGCCCCCGTCGCGCGCGTCCGGGAGCGCGTGCGCCGCGCGGTGGCGGCGGTGCCGCGCGCCGGCCGCGCGGGGCGCGTGGAGGAAGCGCTCGGCCTCGTCGTGGCGGCGCGCGGGCCCCGGGCGCAGGTCGGCGAGCTCTGCCGGCTGCACGCGGCGTCCGGGCCCGTGCTGGCGGAGGTCGTCGGCTTCCGGCGGGGCCAGACGCTCCTCATGCCCCTCGGCGCGACGGACGGCATCGCGCCCGGGGTGTGGGTGGAGGCGCTCGACCGGCCGCTCACGGTGCGGCTCGGCGCGGAGATGCTGGGACGCATCGTCGGGCCGCTGGGCGAGCCCGTCGACGGCGGGCCGATCTGGCGCGTCGAAGAGGAGCGCCCGCTTGAGGCGCGGCCGCCTGAAGCGCTGTCCCGTCCGCCGATCCGCGAGCGCCTGTGGGTGGGCGTGCGCGCCATCGACCACCTGCTCACCTGCGGCCGCGGGCAGCGCCTGGGCATCTTCGCCGGGAGCGGCGTCGGCAAGAGCACGCTTTTGGGCATGATCGCGCGGCACAACCAGGCGCCGGTGACCGTGCTGGCCCTCATTGGGGAACGCGGCCGCGAGGTGCGGGAGTTTCTCGAGCACGAGTTGGGCGAGGAGGGGCGGCGCCGCGCGGTGGCCGTCGTGGCGACGAGCGACCAACCCCCGCTCCTGCGCCTCAAGGCGGCGCAGACGGCGACGACGATCGCCGAGTTCTTCCGCGACCAGGGCCACGACGTCGTGCTGCTCATGGACTCGCTGACGCGGTTCGCGATGGCGGGGCGGGAGGTCGGCCTGGCGGCCGGCGAGCCGCCCGCCACGCGCGGCTATCCGCCGAGCGTGTTCGCGGCGCTGCCGCGGCTGGTCGAGCGGGCGGGCACGGCGGCGCGGGGCTCCATCACCGCGTTCTACACGGTGCTCGTTGAGGGCGACGACATGAACGAGCCGATCGCCGACGCCGTGCGCGGGCTGCTCGACGGCCACATC
Coding sequences within:
- a CDS encoding FliI/YscN family ATPase, whose protein sequence is MALPDIEAPVARVRERVRRAVAAVPRAGRAGRVEEALGLVVAARGPRAQVGELCRLHAASGPVLAEVVGFRRGQTLLMPLGATDGIAPGVWVEALDRPLTVRLGAEMLGRIVGPLGEPVDGGPIWRVEEERPLEARPPEALSRPPIRERLWVGVRAIDHLLTCGRGQRLGIFAGSGVGKSTLLGMIARHNQAPVTVLALIGERGREVREFLEHELGEEGRRRAVAVVATSDQPPLLRLKAAQTATTIAEFFRDQGHDVVLLMDSLTRFAMAGREVGLAAGEPPATRGYPPSVFAALPRLVERAGTAARGSITAFYTVLVEGDDMNEPIADAVRGLLDGHIVLSRRLASEHQFPAIDVLESISRLMPKVADERTIEAAARARRLLAVYRDAADLIQVGAYQPGSDPDIDAAREARPRILAFLRQRPDEPPG
- the fliG gene encoding flagellar motor switch protein FliG: MESTRRHTITGRQKAAIFLISMGPEVSAQVMKHLNEEEIETLTLEIANVRRVEPAVRDQVLEEFKHLVEAQVHIDQGGIAYARQLLEKALGPTKAHEVIERLTATLQVRPFEFIRQSDPGQILNFIQNEHPQTIALILAYLNPEQAGAVLSALPPERQADIARRIAIMDTTSPEVVREIEDLLESRFAALMTEGSARVGGIDTAVAVLNRVDRATERTIMEALESADPELADEIKKRMFVFEDLVLLDDRSLQRVLREIDLQADLPLALKVASDDVKAQIMRNLSKRAQENLEESMSYLGPVRLRDVEEAQQRIVNVVRRLEEQGEIVVSRGGEDELVV